A genomic window from Candidatus Krumholzibacteriia bacterium includes:
- a CDS encoding GspH/FimT family pseudopilin, producing MKRHLADRTGFTLVEMMVAVGILGIALAIAVPSFRGTMDRARVDQVESHLQSDLRLAMSRAKATGRAVRISFEESGYRVVDAADSTRVIRRRDYGGSVRVTASGNPLVFPWGLVQPADLNVSHRAGSHSIMILPTGRIEDPDETGHGD from the coding sequence ATGAAGAGGCATCTCGCGGACCGGACGGGATTCACCCTGGTCGAGATGATGGTCGCCGTCGGCATCCTCGGGATCGCCCTCGCGATCGCCGTCCCGAGTTTCCGCGGAACCATGGATCGTGCCCGCGTCGATCAGGTCGAGAGCCACCTGCAGTCCGATCTGCGTCTGGCCATGTCTCGAGCGAAGGCCACCGGACGCGCCGTTCGCATCAGCTTCGAGGAGTCCGGCTACCGCGTGGTCGACGCCGCCGATTCGACGCGTGTGATCCGCCGACGCGACTACGGGGGCTCCGTTCGCGTGACGGCTTCGGGCAACCCGCTGGTCTTCCCGTGGGGACTGGTCCAGCCCGCGGATCTCAACGTCTCGCATCGGGCGGGAAGCCACTCCATCATGATCCTGCCGACCGGTCGGATCGAGGATCCGGACGAGACCGGCCACGGCGACTAG